Proteins from a single region of Paraburkholderia sp. ZP32-5:
- a CDS encoding Ldh family oxidoreductase — MNTQIRYSADELQAFAQRLLVRVGMEDVKALAVARTLVDGDLMGHDTHGLALLPAYIGEIENGTMTCSGEPEVVSDRGGSVLWDGRRLPGPWLVLSGIETLAPRAKKYGTATLVIRRSHHIACLASYLERATADGFMILLSSSDPSGQSVAPHGGTRPVFTPNPIAAGIPTSGTPFLIDVSSSTVTQGMTARRHKAGQHFDEACFLDADGQPSGDPGVLCTDPPGSILPIGGMTWGHKGFGLALLIEALTGGLAGHGRADPADGWGATVFLSLYDPAAFGGLAAFVRQMDWLGDACRDNPPRPGIAGVRMPGDRGLSLKREQLRDGVALHSTIAPALEACARRYDIPLPSALPR, encoded by the coding sequence ATGAATACACAAATCCGATACTCCGCCGATGAATTGCAAGCCTTCGCACAGCGTCTTCTGGTCAGGGTTGGAATGGAGGACGTCAAAGCGCTCGCGGTCGCTCGCACGCTCGTCGACGGCGACCTGATGGGACACGACACGCACGGCCTCGCGTTGCTGCCCGCCTATATCGGTGAGATCGAAAACGGCACGATGACCTGCTCCGGCGAGCCGGAGGTCGTTTCAGACCGGGGCGGCAGCGTGTTGTGGGATGGCCGGCGTCTTCCGGGCCCCTGGCTGGTTCTCAGCGGGATCGAAACACTGGCACCGCGCGCGAAGAAGTACGGCACGGCAACGTTGGTGATTCGGCGCAGCCATCACATCGCCTGCCTTGCCAGTTATCTCGAAAGAGCCACCGCCGACGGATTCATGATCTTACTCAGCAGTTCCGACCCGTCGGGGCAAAGCGTGGCCCCTCACGGCGGCACGCGGCCCGTATTTACACCGAATCCGATCGCTGCGGGGATTCCGACTTCGGGCACACCGTTTTTGATCGATGTCTCTTCATCGACCGTGACGCAGGGGATGACCGCGCGCCGACACAAAGCGGGACAACACTTCGACGAAGCATGCTTCCTCGATGCGGATGGGCAGCCCAGCGGCGACCCCGGCGTGCTCTGCACGGATCCCCCGGGATCCATCCTGCCGATTGGCGGCATGACGTGGGGACATAAAGGCTTCGGGCTGGCGTTGCTGATCGAGGCGTTGACGGGGGGACTGGCAGGCCACGGCCGAGCCGATCCTGCCGATGGATGGGGCGCTACCGTGTTTCTTTCGCTCTACGATCCGGCGGCGTTTGGCGGTCTCGCGGCGTTCGTGCGGCAGATGGACTGGCTCGGCGATGCATGCCGCGATAATCCGCCGCGTCCGGGAATCGCGGGCGTGCGCATGCCGGGCGATCGCGGATTGAGCCTCAAGCGCGAGCAACTGCGCGATGGAGTCGCGCTGCACTCGACGATCGCGCCGGCACTTGAAGCCTGCGCGCGGCGCTATGACATCCCGCTGCCTTCCGCACTACCTCGCTGA
- a CDS encoding LysR family transcriptional regulator: protein MSQDSSLSMTQVLTKLRFRHLQLLELLGRTRNLRIAAEQMHITQPAATKILSDLEAMLGAPLFERLPREMRPTDLGTLSLRYASTTLSNLGKFSSEFATLKDGGYGHLTVGFIPASAAQLVTAAIKEIQRRRPRLIIKLVEQSSDQLAMWLEGRRLDVMIGRPTEPRHEALFDVIDLLAEPARAVVGKHHPLLKQRRIEIADLGEWPWILYPQGTAMRQLFEETFAAAGMVAPMGIVETPSIFTTLELLQATDMISLQPRAAMDKYVTHGLLGYLDVPIRRTLSNYSVMTRKDEAASQAMNEFVAILQAIAAQY from the coding sequence ATGTCGCAAGACTCCAGCCTCTCCATGACGCAAGTGCTGACCAAACTGCGTTTCAGGCATCTCCAGTTGCTTGAACTGCTCGGTCGTACCCGCAACCTCCGTATCGCGGCTGAGCAGATGCACATCACGCAGCCGGCCGCCACGAAGATCCTGAGCGACCTGGAGGCGATGTTAGGCGCGCCGCTGTTCGAGCGGCTGCCGCGCGAAATGCGGCCGACGGATCTCGGTACGCTGTCGCTGCGCTACGCCAGCACGACACTGTCCAATCTCGGCAAATTTTCGAGCGAGTTCGCGACATTGAAAGATGGCGGCTATGGTCATCTCACGGTTGGCTTCATTCCGGCTTCCGCCGCGCAACTCGTCACCGCGGCTATCAAGGAGATCCAGCGCCGGCGCCCGAGACTCATCATCAAACTGGTCGAGCAAAGCAGTGATCAACTCGCGATGTGGCTTGAGGGAAGGCGGCTTGATGTGATGATCGGGCGCCCGACCGAGCCACGACACGAGGCGCTTTTCGATGTGATCGATTTATTGGCGGAGCCGGCGCGCGCGGTCGTCGGCAAGCATCATCCGTTGCTGAAGCAACGACGTATAGAGATCGCCGACCTGGGCGAGTGGCCGTGGATCTTGTATCCGCAAGGCACCGCCATGCGGCAGCTGTTCGAAGAAACGTTCGCGGCGGCTGGCATGGTTGCGCCGATGGGCATCGTGGAAACGCCGTCGATTTTTACGACGTTGGAGTTGCTGCAGGCAACCGACATGATCTCCCTTCAACCGAGAGCAGCGATGGACAAGTACGTCACGCATGGCCTTCTAGGCTACCTGGACGTGCCGATACGGCGGACATTGTCGAACTACAGCGTCATGACGCGAAAAGACGAAGCTGCTTCGCAGGCGATGAACGAATTCGTTGCCATCCTTCAGGCAATCGCCGCGCAATACTAG
- a CDS encoding DUF4286 family protein: protein MSTTGTPALLMVSMEPPASLEDEFNDWYDTEHFPQRMALPGFVSASRWVCIDGWPRWMALYDLASLDALHSDAYLNVSGTRSTPWSRRLLPRTVGRSRVAAVALDEQDFMRHDTQHDPRAICRLLAMSVPLRDGHTSSAAKIAGAVRESLAAREDLLQLRAFIEANSTCWLFAAFDAPVTAVALAAQIGRPADSGIKAFNLYVPYQRSSY, encoded by the coding sequence ATGAGCACGACCGGTACTCCGGCATTGCTGATGGTATCGATGGAGCCGCCCGCGTCGCTCGAAGACGAATTCAACGACTGGTACGACACCGAACATTTTCCGCAGCGGATGGCGTTGCCGGGATTCGTGTCGGCATCGCGCTGGGTGTGCATCGACGGCTGGCCGCGCTGGATGGCGCTCTACGATCTCGCGTCACTCGATGCGTTGCACAGCGACGCCTATCTGAATGTGTCCGGCACCCGTTCGACTCCATGGAGCCGCAGATTGCTGCCGCGCACGGTGGGCCGCTCGCGTGTCGCGGCGGTGGCGCTCGATGAGCAGGACTTCATGCGGCACGACACCCAGCACGATCCGCGCGCAATCTGCCGCCTGCTTGCGATGAGCGTGCCGCTACGGGATGGCCACACTTCTTCTGCCGCGAAGATTGCCGGCGCGGTACGCGAATCGCTCGCCGCCCGCGAAGACCTGCTGCAACTCCGCGCGTTCATCGAAGCGAACTCGACGTGCTGGCTGTTCGCGGCATTCGACGCACCGGTCACGGCAGTGGCGCTTGCCGCGCAAATCGGCAGACCGGCGGACTCCGGCATCAAGGCCTTCAATCTTTACGTTCCGTACCAGCGCAGCAGCTACTGA
- a CDS encoding carboxymuconolactone decarboxylase family protein, which translates to MKRIADLDPGQMSAAQRRVYDAIASGPRKGVRGPLAVWLHRPELAEHAQALGSYCRYDTSLPPRLSELAILTLARVWSSEYEWYAHKPFALEAGLGADVIEAIRTNTEPPFAQADEAAVHAFLTELHRDRKVSDAVYAEAVERLGEAGVIDLVGLAGYYTLISMTINVFQVTQPAGVPNQLDESAA; encoded by the coding sequence ATGAAACGCATCGCCGATCTTGATCCCGGCCAGATGAGCGCGGCGCAACGTCGCGTCTACGACGCCATCGCGAGTGGTCCGCGTAAGGGCGTTCGAGGCCCGCTCGCCGTGTGGCTACACCGGCCGGAGCTGGCCGAGCATGCGCAGGCACTGGGCAGCTATTGCCGGTATGACACGTCGTTGCCGCCGCGCCTGTCGGAGCTGGCGATTCTGACGCTCGCCCGTGTGTGGAGTTCGGAATACGAGTGGTACGCGCATAAGCCGTTTGCGTTGGAGGCCGGACTCGGCGCCGACGTGATCGAAGCGATCCGCACCAACACCGAACCGCCGTTCGCGCAAGCCGACGAAGCGGCGGTGCATGCCTTTCTGACGGAACTGCATCGCGACCGCAAGGTATCGGATGCGGTTTACGCGGAAGCGGTCGAGCGGTTGGGCGAAGCCGGCGTTATCGATCTGGTCGGTCTGGCTGGCTATTACACGCTGATCTCGATGACGATCAACGTGTTTCAGGTGACGCAGCCCGCGGGCGTACCGAACCAGCTCGACGAGTCGGCGGCATGA
- a CDS encoding SDR family NAD(P)-dependent oxidoreductase, with amino-acid sequence MSKRLDNKIAIVTGAGCIGPGWGNGRAVAVRFAQEGAKVYAVDRSLDAMRETIERIRAEGGEVTGVECDVTNSDAVARMVVACVQQYGRVDILVNNVGGSAAGGPVTLDEDKWDAQIALNLKSVYLTCKHVLPVMEAQRGGAIVNTASTSGIRWTGAAQVAYAASKAGVIQLSRVVAVEYADRGIRVNTVVPGQLHTPMVEARLAGQRAGGDVDALLAQRLARIPLGFMGDGRDTANAAVYLASDEARFVTGTEIVVDGGMTARCG; translated from the coding sequence ATGAGCAAACGACTCGACAACAAGATCGCCATCGTGACGGGCGCCGGTTGCATCGGGCCGGGCTGGGGCAATGGACGGGCCGTGGCGGTGCGCTTCGCGCAGGAAGGCGCGAAAGTCTATGCGGTCGATCGGAGTCTCGATGCGATGCGCGAGACGATCGAGCGCATACGCGCGGAAGGCGGCGAAGTGACGGGCGTCGAATGCGACGTCACGAATAGCGACGCGGTCGCGCGGATGGTGGTGGCCTGTGTGCAGCAATATGGCCGCGTGGACATCCTCGTCAACAACGTCGGCGGTTCGGCTGCGGGCGGGCCCGTTACGCTCGATGAAGACAAGTGGGACGCGCAGATCGCACTCAATCTGAAGAGCGTGTATCTGACCTGCAAGCATGTGCTGCCCGTCATGGAAGCGCAACGCGGCGGCGCGATCGTGAACACCGCGTCGACGTCGGGCATTCGCTGGACCGGCGCGGCACAGGTCGCTTATGCGGCGTCGAAGGCCGGGGTCATTCAGTTGTCGCGCGTCGTCGCGGTCGAATACGCGGACCGGGGCATTCGCGTGAACACCGTGGTGCCGGGCCAATTGCATACGCCGATGGTCGAGGCACGCCTCGCCGGGCAACGTGCCGGCGGTGACGTGGACGCATTGCTCGCGCAGCGTCTTGCGCGCATCCCACTCGGCTTCATGGGCGATGGACGCGATACCGCGAACGCCGCCGTGTATCTCGCATCGGACGAAGCGCGCTTCGTGACCGGCACTGAAATCGTCGTCGATGGCGGCATGACGGCACGCTGCGGTTGA
- a CDS encoding amidohydrolase family protein — MTVFEIPANAWDCHFHVYGPWSRFPLPPAPPYIPDEADFDTLRLLHARLGIAHGVLVQPAVYGADHTALLAALRASTGRYRGIALIEPDIDDSLLNDMHAAGVRGARLNVVSHLPGGTDPGRMRAIAERARAHGWHLLLHGALAQVLDALRTLADVDVPVVVDHMARVPAERGIAYPQFAELEAHLARPQVWIKLSGADRISAGQPPFSDAIPIGRRLLSLAPQRALWGTDWPHPNITTPWPDEAALLALLGEICEDRASLQRVLVDNPAALYA; from the coding sequence ATGACCGTGTTCGAGATCCCGGCTAACGCCTGGGATTGCCATTTCCATGTCTACGGACCGTGGTCCCGCTTTCCACTGCCGCCCGCGCCGCCTTATATCCCCGATGAAGCGGATTTCGACACGTTGCGGCTGCTGCATGCGCGGCTCGGTATCGCGCACGGCGTACTCGTACAACCGGCGGTGTACGGCGCCGATCACACGGCGCTGCTCGCCGCATTGCGCGCGAGCACAGGCAGGTATCGCGGCATTGCGCTGATCGAGCCGGATATCGACGACTCGCTGCTCAACGACATGCATGCCGCCGGCGTGCGCGGCGCGCGACTCAATGTAGTCAGCCATCTGCCCGGCGGTACCGATCCGGGCCGGATGCGTGCGATTGCCGAGCGTGCGCGCGCGCACGGCTGGCATCTGCTGTTGCATGGCGCGCTTGCGCAGGTGCTGGATGCACTGCGAACGCTCGCCGATGTGGACGTGCCGGTCGTCGTCGATCACATGGCGCGCGTGCCCGCCGAGCGCGGTATCGCGTATCCGCAGTTTGCGGAACTGGAAGCACATCTGGCGCGGCCGCAGGTATGGATCAAGCTGTCGGGCGCGGATCGCATCTCCGCCGGGCAACCGCCATTTAGCGACGCGATTCCGATCGGCCGGCGTCTACTGTCGTTGGCTCCACAGCGCGCGCTGTGGGGCACCGACTGGCCGCATCCGAACATCACCACGCCGTGGCCCGACGAGGCCGCGTTGCTCGCGTTGCTCGGCGAAATCTGCGAGGACCGCGCGAGCTTGCAGCGCGTGCTGGTGGACAACCCGGCCGCGTTGTATGCATAA
- a CDS encoding mandelate racemase/muconate lactonizing enzyme family protein, giving the protein MTIRSIEAIPFRPPYDMFGPKPLLGGQPRQMDILLVRVETDDGVVGWGEAFGFVVWPATRAALDQVVAPLVIGQDESDIAGLMNRLNRQLHLLGRSGPVTYALSGLDIALWDIAGKKAGLPISALLGGARYSELPAYASLVRYGDPALVARNAAAACARGYRAIKLHELGVAHVQAAREAIGPDISLMLDVNCPWSVAEALDVAKQIERYQLSWFEEPVWPPEDFVGLAEVRRAGGIPVSAGENVTSVKQFEQMFAAGALDIAQPSVTKIGGITEFMNVVTLAGEYRVPVVPHSPYFGPGLLASLHIAASLPVETMIEYSFMELEGNALGDAIAVHDGRIRIPSGPGLGRDPDLEVVERYRLR; this is encoded by the coding sequence ATGACCATCCGCTCGATCGAGGCCATTCCGTTCCGGCCACCTTACGACATGTTCGGCCCGAAGCCATTGCTTGGTGGCCAGCCGCGTCAGATGGACATCCTGCTGGTGCGGGTCGAGACCGATGACGGCGTGGTCGGTTGGGGCGAAGCGTTCGGCTTCGTCGTGTGGCCGGCCACGCGCGCCGCGCTCGACCAGGTCGTCGCGCCGCTCGTGATCGGTCAGGACGAGTCGGATATCGCCGGCCTGATGAATCGGCTCAATCGCCAACTGCATCTGTTGGGCCGCTCCGGGCCCGTGACTTACGCGCTGTCGGGTCTCGATATCGCGCTCTGGGATATCGCCGGCAAAAAGGCGGGGCTACCGATCTCGGCGCTGCTAGGCGGTGCGCGCTATAGCGAGTTGCCCGCCTATGCGAGCCTGGTGCGCTATGGCGATCCGGCGCTGGTTGCGCGCAATGCAGCGGCGGCCTGCGCGCGCGGCTATCGGGCCATCAAGCTGCATGAACTGGGCGTCGCGCATGTGCAAGCCGCGCGCGAGGCGATCGGTCCGGATATCAGCTTGATGCTCGACGTCAATTGCCCGTGGAGCGTGGCCGAAGCGCTCGACGTCGCGAAGCAGATCGAGCGCTATCAACTGAGCTGGTTCGAAGAGCCGGTCTGGCCGCCGGAAGACTTCGTGGGTCTCGCCGAGGTACGGCGTGCCGGCGGCATTCCTGTATCGGCTGGAGAGAATGTCACGAGCGTCAAGCAGTTCGAGCAGATGTTCGCCGCCGGCGCATTGGATATTGCACAGCCGAGTGTCACGAAGATCGGCGGCATCACCGAGTTCATGAACGTGGTGACGCTGGCCGGCGAATATCGCGTGCCGGTCGTACCGCATTCGCCTTACTTCGGCCCGGGGCTGCTGGCGAGCCTGCATATCGCGGCGTCGTTGCCGGTCGAGACGATGATCGAGTATTCGTTCATGGAGCTGGAAGGCAATGCGCTTGGCGATGCGATCGCCGTGCACGATGGGCGCATTCGTATTCCGTCCGGTCCGGGTCTTGGACGAGACCCGGATCTGGAAGTCGTGGAGCGGTATCGGCTGCGTTGA
- a CDS encoding LysR family transcriptional regulator, giving the protein MDLHQLNYFVHVVEAKGFSGAAITLNLAQSTLSRQIALLEADYGQRLLIRTGRGVSPTEAGAALLTHARTMLLMAEQARSELRELQASPGGKLTVGLPPRVALGLSAPLVRRFRAQFPRASIAVSEGMSQHLREWLIAGRLDMALLFNPPVSPQLSFQTLMRESLLLVGPARAAKLPRQVPLANLADYPMVVPSVPNAIRSSIDAALQPRRIELQIVAEVGAVQTLLTLVSQGVGYTILPESAIAFAGDAIKTLQHATIGPPRIQNNLVLAISRARPLTRLARETAELLKSLDFRGHAQR; this is encoded by the coding sequence ATGGATCTGCATCAACTCAACTACTTCGTGCATGTCGTCGAGGCGAAGGGCTTCAGCGGCGCGGCGATTACGCTGAACCTCGCGCAGTCGACGCTGAGCCGTCAGATCGCGTTGCTGGAAGCCGACTACGGTCAGCGGCTGCTGATCCGCACCGGGCGCGGCGTGAGCCCCACCGAAGCGGGCGCGGCACTACTCACGCATGCACGGACGATGCTGCTGATGGCCGAACAGGCGCGCAGTGAACTGCGCGAGTTGCAGGCGAGTCCTGGCGGCAAGCTGACCGTCGGTCTGCCGCCGCGTGTCGCGCTCGGTTTAAGTGCGCCGCTGGTGCGGCGCTTTCGCGCGCAGTTTCCGCGTGCGTCGATCGCGGTATCGGAGGGAATGAGCCAGCATTTACGCGAGTGGCTGATCGCGGGCCGACTCGATATGGCCTTGTTGTTCAATCCACCGGTGTCGCCGCAACTGTCTTTCCAGACCTTGATGCGCGAATCGCTGTTGCTGGTCGGGCCCGCGCGCGCGGCGAAACTGCCGCGGCAGGTTCCGTTGGCGAATCTGGCGGACTATCCGATGGTGGTACCGAGCGTGCCCAACGCGATCCGCAGTTCGATCGACGCAGCGTTACAGCCGCGCCGCATCGAACTGCAGATCGTCGCGGAAGTCGGGGCCGTGCAGACGCTGCTCACGCTCGTGTCGCAAGGTGTGGGCTACACGATCCTGCCCGAGAGTGCGATTGCGTTTGCCGGCGATGCGATCAAGACGCTGCAGCACGCGACGATCGGGCCGCCGCGAATTCAGAACAACCTCGTGCTGGCGATCTCGCGTGCGCGCCCGCTGACCCGGCTCGCGCGCGAAACGGCGGAGTTGCTGAAGAGCCTCGATTTCCGCGGGCACGCGCAACGCTAA
- a CDS encoding alpha/beta fold hydrolase translates to MSENVRRPVDHIDGWTETSGVSLRYVVSGNGGPSVVLIHELGGTLDSWTGVLGALEPHCTVLRFDQRGHGLSEKVREPFMLDDQVDDLEAVLGAAQPDAPHWLVGAAAGAAVAVKFAARHPQHVAGIVMCAPALNADSSRSTYLQSRSALATTHGMRAIADASLERSYPEAIRDAAVYRDYRARFLANDPVSYGLANQALSDMELRDELRALRCACLVLAGRYDTLRPPDLLKAQAALLARARFVEIDCAHLMPVQAPAELASYILDFVRRRP, encoded by the coding sequence ATGTCTGAGAATGTGAGGCGCCCGGTCGATCATATCGACGGATGGACGGAGACTTCGGGTGTCAGCTTGCGCTATGTCGTGTCCGGTAACGGCGGACCGAGCGTCGTACTGATTCATGAACTGGGCGGCACGCTCGACAGCTGGACTGGCGTGCTCGGCGCGCTCGAACCGCACTGCACGGTGTTGCGCTTTGATCAGCGCGGCCACGGGCTTTCCGAGAAAGTCCGCGAACCCTTCATGCTCGACGATCAGGTCGATGATCTCGAAGCGGTGCTCGGCGCAGCTCAGCCAGACGCTCCTCACTGGCTGGTGGGCGCGGCGGCCGGCGCGGCAGTCGCGGTCAAATTCGCCGCGCGCCACCCGCAACACGTGGCGGGCATCGTGATGTGCGCGCCCGCGCTGAATGCCGACTCGTCACGCAGCACCTATCTGCAGTCGCGCTCGGCGCTCGCTACCACGCATGGCATGCGTGCGATCGCCGACGCATCGCTCGAACGCTCGTATCCGGAAGCGATTCGCGATGCCGCCGTGTATCGCGACTATCGCGCGCGCTTTCTCGCCAACGATCCGGTTTCATACGGACTCGCGAATCAGGCACTCAGCGACATGGAACTGCGCGACGAGTTGCGCGCGCTGCGTTGCGCCTGCCTCGTACTCGCCGGACGTTACGACACGCTGCGGCCGCCGGATCTGCTGAAGGCGCAGGCCGCGTTGCTCGCGCGCGCCCGCTTCGTTGAGATCGATTGCGCGCATCTGATGCCGGTGCAGGCACCCGCGGAACTCGCTTCATACATTCTTGATTTTGTCAGGAGACGACCATGA
- a CDS encoding cation:dicarboxylate symporter family transporter, with product MRFLKQLHIQVLLGLAAGIVLALCAPATAIAMKPLGDGFIALLRMLMAPIVFCTVIHGLSHARDLRKLGMLGVKTLVYFEVVSTLGLALGLVAVNLFKPGLGLHAINLSTASGDKISQFAASASHMNVTQFFMDIIPRTMVGAFSTGDMLQVLLVTLLVGVALMMTVGPDSLLLRGIEESQRVLFKVLSFVMRLAPLGAFGAMAFAVGSYGGATLLYLLKVVAVYWGASVLFVVVVLGGIMSWSGVSLWSLLSLIKEEILLVFGTASGEVAFPRLVEKLKEAGCDEMVVGFVLPAGYAFNLDGTSIYMAISVGFIAQATDTPFSLGQQLAVLAVLMLTSKGGAMVAGGAFIKLAATMESVKALPLNGLGLLFGIDRPMATATAVTNMIGNAVAVVTLSKVEQGLDTERFRERVKAGHAIGVRAEPAELAIPDSLPK from the coding sequence ATGAGATTTCTAAAACAACTACATATTCAGGTATTGCTGGGCCTTGCCGCGGGCATTGTTCTGGCGCTGTGCGCGCCGGCAACGGCCATCGCGATGAAGCCGCTAGGCGACGGATTCATCGCGCTGTTGCGCATGCTGATGGCGCCGATCGTTTTTTGCACGGTGATCCACGGTCTTTCGCACGCACGCGATCTGCGCAAGCTCGGCATGTTGGGCGTGAAAACGCTCGTTTACTTCGAAGTGGTCAGCACGCTAGGTCTCGCGCTGGGTCTGGTGGCGGTCAATCTGTTCAAGCCGGGCCTCGGTCTGCACGCGATCAATCTGAGTACCGCGAGCGGAGACAAGATCTCGCAGTTCGCCGCGTCGGCATCGCATATGAATGTCACGCAGTTCTTTATGGACATCATCCCGCGCACGATGGTGGGTGCATTCTCGACCGGCGACATGCTGCAGGTGCTGCTGGTGACCTTGCTCGTCGGCGTCGCGTTGATGATGACCGTGGGCCCCGATTCACTGCTGCTGCGCGGTATCGAGGAGAGCCAGCGCGTGCTGTTCAAGGTACTCAGCTTCGTGATGCGGCTGGCACCGCTCGGCGCATTCGGTGCGATGGCGTTCGCGGTCGGCAGCTATGGCGGCGCGACGCTGCTCTATCTGCTGAAGGTGGTGGCCGTCTACTGGGGGGCGTCGGTGCTCTTCGTGGTGGTCGTGCTCGGCGGCATCATGTCCTGGTCGGGTGTTTCGTTGTGGTCGCTGCTGAGCCTGATCAAGGAAGAAATCCTGCTGGTGTTCGGCACGGCATCCGGCGAGGTGGCGTTTCCGCGACTCGTGGAAAAACTGAAAGAGGCCGGCTGCGACGAGATGGTCGTCGGCTTCGTGCTGCCGGCCGGTTATGCCTTCAATCTCGACGGCACGAGCATCTACATGGCCATTTCGGTGGGCTTTATTGCGCAGGCCACCGACACCCCGTTCTCACTCGGTCAACAGCTCGCTGTTCTGGCCGTGCTGATGCTGACGTCGAAGGGCGGCGCGATGGTTGCCGGCGGCGCGTTCATCAAGCTGGCCGCGACGATGGAGTCGGTCAAGGCGCTGCCGCTCAATGGCCTCGGCCTGCTGTTCGGTATCGATCGTCCAATGGCCACGGCCACGGCAGTGACCAACATGATCGGCAACGCGGTGGCGGTGGTCACGCTTTCGAAGGTCGAGCAAGGACTGGACACCGAGCGCTTTCGCGAGCGCGTGAAGGCGGGGCATGCGATCGGCGTGAGAGCCGAACCCGCCGAATTGGCCATACCGGATTCATTGCCCAAATAA
- a CDS encoding porin: MKKSLVMWVAIAPFSMLAHAQSSVTLSGVIDVGINAVTNAGGAHQYAMSSGVNNGSRFVFSGIEDLGGGYKSVFFLENGFNVNNGQLGQGGLLFGRQAYVGLMSPYGRVTLGRQYDSIVDYVGQFAAADNWGGYISAHPGDLDNFNNSYRTNNSVKFTSLNYNGLTFGGVYSFGGVAGDVSRNQIWSLGAGYTHGPFAVGVAYLDARNPNLSFMGTNSQTALTAATANGTVTPVYSGFMSARSYQSAGAAASYTIGEATVALTYSNVRFSNLGDLTSGPNPNHYTGTAVFNNAEVSLRYRPTPAILLGAAYDYTDGGGVNANPGAKYHQGQLSAQYFLSKRTTVYVIGVYQHASGTDSTGKQAVAAINLLTPSTSNSQAVVRVGLRQKF, translated from the coding sequence ATGAAGAAGTCGTTGGTCATGTGGGTCGCCATTGCGCCGTTTTCGATGCTCGCACACGCGCAAAGCAGCGTCACTCTCAGCGGTGTCATCGATGTCGGCATCAATGCGGTAACCAATGCTGGCGGCGCTCATCAGTATGCGATGAGTAGCGGCGTCAATAACGGCAGCCGGTTCGTGTTCAGCGGTATCGAAGATCTCGGTGGGGGCTACAAGAGCGTGTTCTTTCTCGAGAACGGTTTCAACGTCAACAACGGGCAATTGGGGCAGGGCGGCTTGCTGTTCGGACGGCAAGCGTATGTGGGTCTCATGAGCCCGTACGGCAGAGTCACACTCGGGCGGCAATACGATTCGATCGTCGATTACGTCGGCCAATTCGCCGCCGCCGACAACTGGGGCGGTTATATCTCCGCGCACCCCGGCGACCTGGACAACTTCAACAATAGCTATCGCACCAACAACTCGGTGAAGTTCACCAGCCTGAACTACAACGGCCTCACGTTTGGCGGTGTTTATAGTTTCGGCGGCGTGGCGGGTGATGTATCGCGCAATCAGATCTGGTCGCTCGGCGCCGGCTATACCCATGGGCCGTTCGCAGTGGGCGTCGCTTATCTGGACGCGCGTAATCCGAACCTGAGTTTCATGGGCACCAACTCGCAGACCGCGCTGACCGCCGCGACGGCCAACGGTACGGTGACGCCGGTGTACAGCGGCTTCATGTCGGCGCGCAGCTATCAGAGCGCGGGCGCCGCGGCGTCCTATACGATCGGCGAAGCGACGGTTGCGCTGACTTATTCGAATGTGCGCTTCAGTAATCTCGGCGATCTGACGTCAGGACCGAATCCGAATCACTACACGGGGACGGCGGTCTTCAACAACGCGGAAGTCAGCCTGCGCTACCGTCCGACGCCCGCGATCCTGCTCGGCGCCGCGTATGACTATACCGACGGCGGTGGCGTGAATGCGAACCCCGGCGCGAAATATCATCAGGGGCAACTGAGCGCGCAATACTTCCTGTCCAAGCGCACGACCGTGTATGTGATCGGTGTGTATCAACATGCGTCCGGCACCGATTCCACCGGCAAGCAGGCGGTGGCCGCGATCAATCTGTTGACGCCGTCGACGTCGAATTCGCAGGCGGTCGTGCGGGTTGGGTTGCGTCAGAAGTTCTGA